The following proteins come from a genomic window of Aquimarina sp. MAR_2010_214:
- a CDS encoding DUF4268 domain-containing protein codes for MFSKSESKQIRQEFWTNFGKEYPRKWLLYNTKIKDVTLKFTFTTKKAQVSIDIEPTDEIIKAYYYDKFISLKKILTSEFIEDIIYNKFYELDNGKIVSRIYVEIDNVSIHNRKTWTETMIFLSKNMAKLEEFFLEYKEYISD; via the coding sequence ATGTTTAGCAAATCAGAATCAAAACAAATACGTCAGGAATTCTGGACCAATTTTGGTAAAGAATACCCTCGTAAATGGCTTTTGTATAATACCAAAATTAAAGATGTAACTCTCAAATTTACATTTACTACAAAAAAAGCTCAAGTATCTATTGATATCGAACCCACTGATGAGATAATCAAGGCATATTATTATGATAAATTCATTAGTTTAAAAAAGATTCTCACATCTGAATTCATAGAGGATATTATCTATAATAAGTTCTATGAACTTGATAACGGTAAAATTGTATCTCGCATATATGTAGAGATCGATAATGTAAGTATTCATAATAGAAAGACTTGGACAGAAACTATGATCTTTTTATCAAAAAACATGGCCAAACTTGAAGAATTCTTCTTGGAATATAAAGAATATA
- a CDS encoding Fur family transcriptional regulator, which produces MKKTRNTQKQDFVIDILTNAKHTMSVEAILKEMPIKVNKTTIYRILERFTEKGKVHFVTGEDGKAYYALCNDCDIKHEMHNHIHFQCKSCKKVTCLPHKIEVPELKNFEIQEIQFLMIGICDSCIN; this is translated from the coding sequence ATGAAAAAAACCAGGAATACACAAAAACAGGATTTTGTTATTGACATACTTACCAATGCAAAGCATACAATGTCGGTAGAAGCCATTTTGAAAGAAATGCCTATAAAAGTTAATAAAACCACCATATATAGAATCTTAGAGCGGTTTACAGAAAAAGGGAAAGTACATTTTGTAACTGGTGAAGATGGCAAAGCATATTATGCGCTTTGTAATGATTGTGATATCAAACATGAAATGCACAATCATATTCATTTTCAATGCAAATCTTGTAAAAAAGTAACTTGTTTGCCTCATAAAATAGAGGTTCCAGAACTTAAAAACTTTGAAATACAAGAAATTCAATTCCTAATGATAGGGATTTGTGATTCGTGTATAAACTAG
- the rlmD gene encoding 23S rRNA (uracil(1939)-C(5))-methyltransferase RlmD encodes MARKNRRQIFENIEVIDAGAKGKSIGKAPDGKVIFINNAVPGDVVDIQTTKKRKAFYEGSATTFHKLSDKRVDPTCEHFGTCGGCKWQFMGYEHQLAYKQKEVVNNLTRLGKIELPEVSSILGSEDQFFYRNKMEFSFSDSRWLTLNEIQSDTEIQNRNALGFHIPGMWDKILDIDKCHLQEDPSNAIRNKVKTFATENNLPFYNARNQHGFLRTLMIRIASTGEIMVLLQFFHEDIEKRTLLLDYIVSEFPEITSLQYTINSKGNDTIYDQEIICYQGKDYIEEEMEGLRFRINAKSFYQTNSKQAYELYKVTRDFANLTGEELVYDLYTGTGTIAQFVAKNAKKVIGVEAVPEAIEDAKENAKRNSIDNVEFFVGDMKKVFTKDFISQHGQPEVVITDPPRDGMHKDVVGQLLNISPQKIVYVSCNSATQARDLSLLDEMYKVSKVQPVDMFPQTYHVENVVLLEKR; translated from the coding sequence ATGGCAAGGAAAAACAGAAGACAAATTTTTGAGAATATCGAAGTTATAGATGCAGGTGCAAAGGGAAAAAGTATTGGTAAAGCCCCTGACGGAAAGGTGATTTTTATTAATAATGCAGTTCCTGGAGATGTAGTAGATATCCAAACAACCAAAAAACGTAAAGCTTTTTATGAAGGTTCTGCAACTACTTTTCATAAACTATCAGACAAACGTGTTGACCCCACTTGTGAGCATTTTGGAACTTGTGGAGGCTGTAAATGGCAGTTTATGGGCTATGAGCATCAACTAGCATACAAACAAAAAGAGGTAGTAAATAACCTAACTCGATTGGGTAAAATTGAACTGCCAGAAGTAAGTTCTATACTGGGTTCTGAAGATCAATTTTTCTACAGAAATAAAATGGAATTTTCATTTAGTGATAGCCGATGGCTAACTCTTAACGAAATCCAAAGTGACACTGAAATTCAAAATAGAAACGCTTTAGGATTCCATATCCCAGGTATGTGGGATAAAATTCTAGACATCGACAAATGTCACCTACAAGAAGACCCTAGTAATGCTATTCGAAATAAAGTAAAAACCTTTGCTACAGAAAATAATCTACCTTTTTATAATGCAAGGAATCAGCATGGTTTTTTACGTACATTAATGATTAGAATTGCATCTACCGGAGAGATTATGGTTTTGCTTCAATTTTTTCATGAAGATATAGAAAAAAGAACACTATTATTAGATTATATAGTCTCAGAATTCCCTGAAATAACTTCTCTTCAGTATACAATCAACTCCAAAGGTAATGATACCATTTATGATCAAGAGATTATTTGTTACCAAGGAAAGGATTATATTGAAGAAGAAATGGAAGGATTACGGTTTAGAATTAACGCCAAATCTTTTTATCAAACAAATTCTAAACAAGCTTACGAATTATATAAAGTAACTCGAGATTTTGCTAATCTTACGGGAGAAGAATTGGTTTATGACCTATATACAGGAACCGGAACTATAGCCCAATTTGTTGCAAAAAATGCGAAGAAAGTAATTGGCGTAGAAGCTGTTCCTGAAGCTATAGAAGATGCAAAAGAAAATGCAAAACGCAACAGTATTGACAATGTAGAATTCTTCGTTGGTGATATGAAAAAAGTGTTTACCAAAGATTTTATTTCTCAACATGGTCAACCCGAAGTGGTTATTACGGATCCGCCAAGAGATGGAATGCATAAAGATGTAGTAGGGCAATTATTAAACATTTCTCCTCAAAAAATAGTATATGTAAGCTGTAATAGTGCTACACAAGCACGTGATCTTTCACTATTAGATGAGATGTATAAGGTGAGTAAAGTTCAACCCGTTGATATGTTCCCACAAACATATCATGTAGAAAATGTAGTTTTGCTTGAAAAAAGATAA
- a CDS encoding class I SAM-dependent methyltransferase, which translates to MLKDSTMWYASWFDTPYYHILYKDRNHTEAKDFMDNITKYLSLEAGEKILDLACGKGRHSIYLNTLGYDVTGVDLSKNSIEYASQFENETLKFKVHDMCQPYSEKFSAVFNLFTSFGYFDKEEDNLNTIKAIKSDLNEKGFGVIDFMNVDYIINNLVAEETKEVNNISFNIKRYCQDGYIFKEIRFRDNDEDFLFTERVKSITLNDFENYFENANINLLDIFGNYQLQKFDKTTSPRLILIFK; encoded by the coding sequence ATGCTAAAAGATTCAACAATGTGGTATGCATCATGGTTTGACACACCATACTATCATATCTTATATAAAGATAGAAATCACACTGAGGCTAAAGACTTTATGGATAATATCACTAAGTATCTAAGCTTAGAAGCTGGTGAAAAAATTTTGGATTTAGCTTGCGGTAAAGGTCGACATAGTATCTATTTAAATACATTAGGTTATGATGTGACTGGTGTAGATCTCTCTAAAAATAGTATTGAGTATGCTTCGCAATTTGAGAATGAAACATTAAAGTTTAAGGTTCACGATATGTGCCAACCGTATTCTGAGAAATTCTCTGCTGTTTTTAATCTTTTTACCAGCTTTGGCTACTTTGACAAAGAAGAAGATAATCTAAATACGATTAAAGCAATTAAATCAGATTTAAATGAAAAAGGATTTGGCGTTATTGATTTTATGAATGTTGATTATATCATTAATAATCTAGTTGCCGAAGAAACAAAAGAAGTTAATAACATCTCATTTAATATTAAGAGATATTGTCAAGACGGATATATCTTTAAAGAAATCAGATTTAGAGATAATGATGAAGACTTTTTATTTACCGAACGTGTTAAGAGCATTACACTAAATGATTTTGAAAATTATTTTGAAAATGCCAATATAAATTTGTTGGATATTTTTGGCAATTACCAACTTCAGAAATTTGATAAAACTACTTCGCCAAGACTCATATTAATTTTTAAATAG
- a CDS encoding DUF6452 family protein, whose product MRVYKYLLFIVIGVLVLYSNLSCERDDICAEGTPTTPFLVIKFIDFDTSTEVKTPSELQVKAVGIENPFTLGTVTDSILIPLRNDVSITDYEFTINSNTTNNSETDPLPNKDIISFQYTPEEEYVSSACGFKVNYKGLTVSPPEVGDDGTWIKNITIQRENVTDEATAHVFIFH is encoded by the coding sequence ATGAGAGTATACAAATATTTATTATTTATAGTAATAGGAGTCTTGGTTCTATATTCAAACTTAAGTTGTGAACGAGATGATATATGTGCAGAAGGTACTCCTACTACGCCTTTTCTAGTCATAAAATTTATTGACTTTGACACAAGTACTGAGGTAAAAACTCCATCAGAACTGCAGGTAAAAGCGGTTGGTATAGAAAACCCTTTTACTTTAGGTACAGTAACAGACTCTATCCTAATACCGCTAAGAAATGATGTATCGATCACTGATTATGAATTTACTATAAATTCTAACACCACTAATAATAGTGAAACTGATCCTCTTCCTAATAAAGATATTATAAGCTTTCAATACACACCTGAAGAAGAATATGTAAGTAGTGCTTGTGGATTTAAGGTCAATTATAAAGGCCTTACTGTATCTCCACCAGAAGTAGGAGATGATGGAACCTGGATCAAAAATATAACAATACAAAGAGAGAACGTTACCGATGAAGCAACTGCGCACGTATTTATTTTTCATTAG
- a CDS encoding DUF6048 family protein — MKQLRTYLFFISILITGHFYGQEESKVSTRDTLPPAEKYGFRAGVDLGRLIRTAVDDNYSGFEIIGDYRFYKKFYLAAEIGNESLLRDEENINTEGSGSYARIGIDYNIYDNWYGMQNSIYVGLRYGFSTFDQTLNDYSIFTSTNYFGPNRITESVKSDGLNASWIELVLGIKVELINNLYLGANVSLRNLVSEKKPDRFDNLYIPGFGRTNDFSNIGVGYGYSISYLIPFFKKRK, encoded by the coding sequence ATGAAGCAACTGCGCACGTATTTATTTTTCATTAGCATCTTGATTACAGGCCATTTCTATGGGCAAGAAGAATCAAAAGTTAGTACAAGAGATACTCTTCCTCCTGCAGAAAAGTATGGTTTTAGAGCAGGAGTTGACCTAGGTCGATTAATCCGAACAGCAGTTGATGATAATTATTCTGGATTCGAAATTATTGGAGATTACAGATTTTATAAGAAGTTCTATCTCGCTGCCGAAATAGGTAATGAATCCTTATTAAGAGATGAAGAAAACATTAATACAGAAGGCTCTGGAAGTTATGCCAGAATTGGTATCGATTATAACATATATGATAATTGGTATGGAATGCAAAACAGTATCTATGTAGGATTACGCTATGGTTTTTCTACTTTTGATCAAACATTGAATGATTACTCTATTTTTACGAGCACAAATTATTTTGGGCCTAATCGAATAACAGAAAGCGTCAAATCTGATGGTTTAAATGCTAGCTGGATTGAATTAGTTCTTGGTATTAAAGTTGAGCTTATAAATAACCTATATCTGGGAGCCAATGTATCTCTTAGAAATCTTGTAAGTGAAAAAAAACCTGATAGATTTGATAACTTATATATCCCGGGATTTGGGCGTACTAACGATTTTAGTAATATCGGTGTTGGCTATGGATATTCTATAAGTTATCTGATTCCATTTTTTAAGAAAAGAAAATAA
- a CDS encoding class I SAM-dependent RNA methyltransferase, whose product MSNSFKMVAKTLFGFEEVLANELRKIGAQKVEIGNRMVSFYGDTGFMYKANLCLRTAVKILKPIISKKVRNEKDIYDFVQSIQWQEYLSLEDTFAVSATVNSTIFSHSKFIALKTKDAIVDQFREKTGERPNVDTEHPDLSIDIHIQRDLCTVSLDSSGGSLHHRGYRTATNIAPINEVLAAGLLLLSGWDGQSDFLDPMCGSGTMAIEAAMIACNIPANINRKEFAFEKWLDWDLDLFEKIEEACLNKTRDFHHSIIGIDKEYSAVRKANVNIENANLTDFIKVKEGDFFESEKEVEGPLHIVFNPPYDERLEVNIEEFYSQIGDTLKQNYPGTNAWFITANLEALKHVGLRPSRKIKVFNGKLEARLVKYEMYAGSKKAKYQN is encoded by the coding sequence GTGAGTAATTCGTTTAAAATGGTTGCCAAAACCCTTTTTGGTTTTGAAGAAGTTCTTGCAAATGAGCTTAGAAAAATAGGTGCTCAAAAAGTAGAAATTGGAAATCGCATGGTTAGCTTTTATGGCGATACAGGTTTTATGTATAAGGCAAATCTATGTTTAAGAACTGCAGTAAAAATTTTAAAACCAATTATTTCCAAGAAAGTAAGAAACGAAAAAGATATTTACGATTTTGTTCAAAGTATACAATGGCAAGAGTATTTAAGTTTAGAAGATACTTTTGCTGTTTCTGCTACAGTTAATTCTACCATTTTTAGCCACTCTAAGTTTATTGCATTAAAGACAAAAGATGCAATTGTAGATCAGTTTAGAGAAAAAACGGGGGAGAGACCAAATGTAGATACAGAACATCCTGATCTTTCGATTGATATTCATATCCAACGTGACCTATGCACAGTATCATTAGATAGTTCTGGCGGTTCATTACATCATAGAGGATACCGTACAGCGACTAATATTGCACCGATTAATGAAGTTCTGGCAGCTGGCTTGTTATTGCTTTCTGGTTGGGATGGGCAAAGTGACTTTCTAGACCCTATGTGTGGGAGTGGTACTATGGCTATCGAAGCAGCTATGATTGCTTGTAATATTCCTGCAAATATAAACCGTAAAGAATTTGCTTTCGAAAAATGGCTGGATTGGGATTTAGATCTATTTGAAAAAATAGAAGAAGCTTGCTTAAACAAAACCAGAGATTTCCATCATTCAATAATCGGAATTGATAAGGAATATTCTGCCGTTAGAAAAGCAAATGTTAATATAGAAAACGCCAACCTTACTGATTTTATAAAAGTAAAAGAAGGAGATTTCTTTGAATCTGAAAAAGAAGTCGAAGGACCGCTTCATATTGTATTTAACCCTCCGTATGACGAACGGTTAGAAGTAAATATAGAAGAGTTTTATTCTCAAATAGGAGATACCCTTAAGCAAAATTATCCAGGAACCAATGCCTGGTTTATTACAGCAAATCTTGAAGCATTAAAACATGTAGGACTTCGACCATCCAGAAAAATAAAAGTATTTAATGGAAAGTTAGAAGCTAGGTTAGTTAAATATGAAATGTATGCAGGAAGTAAAAAAGCAAAGTATCAAAATTAA
- a CDS encoding ZIP family metal transporter — MYNYILSITAVFIGALLVFIFKTSNQKSLKLLLAFSGAFLLAITIFDLLPEVFEDNPFAKRTGVWIMIGILLQKVLEYFSKGAEHGHIHLNKETRQIPKLLFISLGLHAILEGFPIHHTDGILLGIIIHKIPIAMILTTFLLNTKIKKSVIIISLTLFALMTPLGTFIAENFTMVQSYYKEITALVIGIFLHVSTTILFESNEGHKFNITKLMVILIATITAYLI; from the coding sequence GTGTACAACTATATATTATCCATAACCGCTGTATTTATAGGAGCTTTATTAGTTTTTATTTTTAAAACTTCTAATCAAAAGAGTTTAAAACTACTTTTAGCTTTTAGTGGTGCTTTTCTTCTTGCGATCACCATTTTTGATTTATTACCAGAGGTATTTGAAGATAACCCCTTTGCAAAACGCACTGGTGTTTGGATTATGATCGGTATTCTTCTTCAAAAAGTGCTAGAATATTTCTCTAAAGGAGCAGAACATGGACACATACACCTTAATAAAGAGACTCGACAGATTCCAAAATTACTATTCATTAGTTTAGGTTTGCATGCTATACTCGAAGGGTTTCCGATACATCATACAGATGGAATTCTGTTAGGTATAATTATACATAAAATTCCGATTGCAATGATTTTGACTACTTTTTTATTAAATACCAAAATCAAAAAGTCTGTCATTATTATATCATTGACTCTCTTTGCGCTAATGACTCCTCTGGGGACTTTTATTGCTGAAAATTTCACTATGGTACAGAGTTATTATAAAGAAATTACGGCATTGGTTATTGGTATATTTCTGCATGTATCTACTACTATTCTGTTTGAAAGCAATGAAGGCCATAAATTTAATATAACGAAGCTTATGGTTATTCTTATAGCTACTATTACAGCATATCTTATATAA
- a CDS encoding MerC domain-containing protein, which translates to MIHKTIRVNLDFIGFLASFLCMLHCIFLPIVIAFFPLMGLVFLTDEFYEVFLIGASLMIAMFAIYNGYKKYHGKPLPVFLYLTTLVLFTIGFLIENHFIERILHFLATGFLIIAHYYNWKFTRAYKSCKIKQIHL; encoded by the coding sequence ATGATACATAAAACAATACGCGTAAATTTGGATTTTATAGGGTTTTTAGCATCATTTTTGTGTATGCTTCATTGTATATTTTTACCAATTGTTATAGCTTTTTTTCCTTTGATGGGCCTTGTTTTTCTAACCGATGAATTCTATGAGGTTTTTTTAATAGGAGCTAGCCTGATGATTGCAATGTTTGCAATATATAATGGATATAAAAAATATCATGGTAAACCATTACCAGTTTTTTTGTATCTAACGACATTAGTTCTTTTTACCATTGGATTTTTAATAGAAAATCATTTTATAGAAAGGATATTACATTTTTTAGCAACAGGGTTTTTGATAATTGCACATTATTATAATTGGAAATTTACGAGAGCGTATAAAAGTTGTAAGATTAAGCAAATACATCTCTGA